In the Populus trichocarpa isolate Nisqually-1 chromosome 1, P.trichocarpa_v4.1, whole genome shotgun sequence genome, one interval contains:
- the LOC18095048 gene encoding uncharacterized protein LOC18095048 — protein MGWLQKGLEDIDEAHSETSEIRGAKKFRQAGIEPSLRMKFDRMFSNIIATGEYVWAPSSGVLCDDNVGVDEDPNANEEQPDLEEGSGDSEEDEILNFTDDVCNMVREVNMSNISNTRSSGKRKEREHSEVQDGKKKRSSGIGLQLLSRWDQMVDSMSNNSDSTSISRDRKGCSIPEVMTELYSIEGVRIGDDFHGFATEFLGLRRNREMWSTMGNLENKMKWLQRVYT, from the exons ATGGGATGGTTGCAAAAAGGATTGGAGGATATAGACGAAGCTCATTCCGAAACTAGT GAAATAAGAGGAGCAAAAAAGTTTAGGCAAGCTGGTATCGAACCATCTTTACGTATGAAGTTCGACAGAATGTTCTCGAACATTATTGCTACTGGAGAGTATGTATGGGCACCATCGTCTGGAGTCCTCTGTGATGATAATGTTGGTGTTGATGAGGATCCAAATGCCAATGAGGAACAACCTGATTTGGAAGAAGGAAGTGGTGATTCAGAAGAGGATGAAATTCTAAATTTCACCGATGATGTTTGCAACATGGTTAGAGAGGTTAATATGTCCAACATTAGCAACACACGCAGCAGtgggaagagaaaagaaagagaacattCTGAGGTTcaagatgggaaaaaaaaaagaagttctgGAATTGGGTTGCAACTATTGTCACGGTGGGATCAAATGGTTGACAGCATGTCAAACAATAGTGATTCAACATCTATCAGTAGAGATAGGAAAGGGTGTAGTATTCCTGAGGTTATGACCGAGCTTTACTCAATTGAAGGAGTTCGTATCGGTGATGATTTTCATGGGTTTGCTACTGAGTTTTTAGGTTTGAGAAGGAATAGAGAAATGTGGTCAACTATGGGTAATCTTGAAAACAAGATGAAATGGTTGCAGAGAGTGTATACATGA